In Candidatus Chlorohelix allophototropha, one DNA window encodes the following:
- a CDS encoding HAD family hydrolase, whose product MFTIEIFKPFFPKASYEELHNLSRLKDAVFREKTEKVGIPFLPGVARLLQKLKEAGFKQGIATGSPAKNLELVFNSNPGSRNYFSGTVVVNVALVKMTESKLLEPILY is encoded by the coding sequence ATGTTCACTATCGAAATATTTAAACCATTCTTTCCCAAAGCCAGTTATGAGGAGTTGCATAACCTTAGCCGTTTAAAGGATGCTGTCTTCAGAGAAAAAACTGAAAAGGTCGGGATTCCATTTCTACCCGGGGTAGCACGTTTATTACAGAAACTGAAAGAAGCAGGCTTTAAACAAGGGATAGCCACAGGCTCACCCGCTAAAAACCTAGAACTGGTATTTAACAGCAACCCGGGCAGTCGAAACTATTTTTCAGGAACAGTGGTAGTAAATGTAGCCTTGGTAAAGATGACAGAATCTAAACTGCTAGAGCCGATTTTGTATTAG
- a CDS encoding HNH endonuclease, giving the protein MVTCTRCGKEAGMLGSIAFNKQTNRCGKCDSDINNLLKQFRTHFINACSDGIITQEEWYAITSPLASQGLSINEALNYVRGDALHFLERSLAFASADGYITDVEELHILQLKEFLQIPDVIAHNILQRLSYLKTLTCIRMGQLPSIIPSIHLDAGEICHLEVPAIYYKVNVRTITQIPGRLVATDKKLLFLSASGGSETLWKSVLRVDLQLPNIYLELSKKSSNGSYYVQDPVYVEAVLSTLIKLNKRQFLIPSNGIENRRIPQEVKVAVWNRDQGKCVECGATEYLEYDHIIPFSKGGASSVNNVQLLCRKCNLKKSDKI; this is encoded by the coding sequence TTGGTAACATGCACAAGATGTGGTAAAGAAGCAGGTATGTTGGGTTCAATAGCTTTCAATAAACAAACTAATCGGTGTGGGAAATGTGATAGCGATATAAACAATTTACTGAAACAATTCAGAACACATTTTATCAATGCATGCTCTGATGGCATAATAACTCAAGAGGAATGGTATGCAATTACTTCCCCTTTAGCCTCACAAGGGTTAAGTATCAATGAAGCCCTAAATTATGTACGCGGGGATGCGCTTCATTTTCTGGAACGCAGTTTAGCATTTGCCTCAGCAGATGGCTATATTACAGATGTAGAAGAATTGCATATCTTGCAATTGAAAGAATTTCTACAAATACCTGATGTTATAGCTCATAATATTTTGCAGCGACTCTCATATCTAAAGACATTGACGTGTATCAGAATGGGACAGTTACCCTCAATTATACCCTCAATTCATTTAGATGCAGGAGAAATTTGTCATTTGGAAGTACCCGCCATCTATTACAAAGTTAATGTCAGAACTATCACTCAGATACCGGGACGATTAGTTGCCACTGACAAGAAGCTTCTTTTCCTGTCTGCTTCTGGAGGTAGCGAAACTCTATGGAAAAGTGTTTTGAGGGTAGACTTACAGCTACCAAATATTTACCTAGAACTTTCAAAAAAGAGTAGCAATGGTTCTTATTATGTGCAAGACCCAGTATATGTCGAGGCTGTTTTAAGCACATTAATTAAATTGAATAAGCGACAATTTCTTATTCCTTCCAACGGTATAGAAAATAGACGAATACCGCAGGAGGTAAAAGTTGCTGTTTGGAATCGAGATCAGGGTAAATGTGTAGAATGTGGGGCTACGGAATACCTAGAGTATGACCATATCATACCTTTCAGCAAGGGTGGAGCAAGTTCGGTCAATAATGTACAATTATTATGCCGCAAATGCAATTTAAAAAAGAGCGACAAAATCTAG